AAAGCGATCAATCTGTAGAGCGGTCCAATTCATCTTTAAACAAGATTCGAACCAGTAGAAATCCGCACACAATGCCGATATAGGGCAACATATTAACCAATTCCGCAATATACCTTCCAATTAAACCATAATCGCGAACCAAATTGGAGAGCAAGGGCGTTCCCGACTTTTCCAGCCAGAAAAAAATAAGGCTCACCACCACGCCGCACACAAAACCGATAAAACCGCCAAAACCGTAATAGATAAATTTCATTGAATTCTTGAAAACAAGTCGAGTATCCTTGCCCGTATTGATAGGGTTCATCCTCATCCAGCAACAAATGTAACGTTGCAAGCTATTATATACAATGCTTTTGTGAAATTTCAAAGGCGGAGATCAATTAATGCGACTTCAGAATAAAATCGTCATCATCACCGGCGGCGGAGCCGGTATCGGACGCGCCACGGCTATCGCCTTCTCAAGGGAAGGCGCCTCGGTTGTCCTGTTCGGACGACGCAAAGACAAACTCGAAGAAACCGCATCCTGGTTGCATGGAAAAAGCCTGATTGTTCAGGGCGACATGACCCAGGAAGCCGATCTCGATCGCCTTGTTCAAACCACTCTGGACGCCTTTGGCTCGATAGATATTCTCCTTAATAATGCAGGAATCTTCACCGGTAGCTCCATTCACGAGATGGAAAACAAACAATGGGACGAAATATTCGACCTCAATATATCTTCCGTCTTTCGCCTGACCAAACGGGTATTGAAACCCATGATGGAGCAAAAAAACGGCAATATCATAAATATCAGTTCCATATTGGGAATGATCGCCGTCCCGCAAGTCGCCGCCTACAACGCCTCCAAGGGCGCTCTCATCCAGTTCAGCCGTTCCCTGGCGGTTGAATACGGATCGCATGGCATTCGCTCCAACGCCATTTGCCCCGGTTTGATCGCCACGGAAATGACGGAAGGGCTCATGTCCGACCCAAAACTCATGGACGAATGGAAAAAAGATTATCCCATCGGTCGTTTTGGAGTTCCTGAAGACGTCGCCAGCGCCTGCCTCTATCTGGCGAGCGACGAATCTTCCTTTGTCACCGGCATCGTTCTCCCTGTGGACGGCGGATTCACAGCGCATTGAGGCGATACGATGGCGCTTGACCTGAATTTGCCCGACGATTACAATATAAAAAATCAAAATCCTCAGTGATTCGCCCCGTAATTACGAATTCCTATAGTGAATTCCCGTAGAGAACTCCCAAAAGGACTCACTTTCAATGAACTATGAAGTGGTGATTGGGTTGGAAGTACACACCCAAATGAAAACAAGGACCAAAATATTTTGTTCCTGTTCAACCCAATTTGGGCAAGCCCCAAACGAAAACACCTGCCCCATTTGTCTGGGCCTGCCGGGAGTCCTGCCAGTCCTGAACAAACAAGCGGTGGATTACGCCATCGCCGCCTGCATCGCCACCCATTGCGAAGTTCAGGAGACCAGTCGATTTGATCGCAAGAATTATTTTTACCCCGATCTACCCAAAGGCTACCAGATTTCGCAGTTCGCCCTCCCCATCGGGCTTCGCGGACGTGTGAACATCACCGTCGACGGCGTGGACAAACGCATCGGCATCACCCGCATCCACATGGAAGAGGACGCCGGCAAATCCATTCACGGCGAAAATCTTGGGAGCCCCGGGAAAAGTTACGTCGATTACAACCGCACCGGCGTGCCGCTCATCGAAATTGTCAGCGAACCCGAGTTGCGCTCCGCCGAGGAGGCGAAAGCCTACCTCATCGAATTGCGCTCCATTCTTCAATACGCCGGGGTCAGCGACTGCAACATGGAAGAGGGAAGTTTTCGTTGCGACGCCAACGTCTCACTGCGACCCGTTGGACAAGAGGCCTTTGGCACGCGCGCGGAAATCAAGAATCTCAATTCCTTCCGCTTCATTCAAAAAGCCATTGAATACGAGACCGACCGGCAAGGACGCATTCTCGATCAAGGCGACGTCGTCGTTCAGGAAACACGCTTGTACGATTCCGACCGCGGCGTGACCTTCAGCATGCGTAGTAAAGAAGAAGCGCATGACTACCGTTATTTCTCAGAACCCGACCTCGTGCCCATCGTACTCAAGCAGGAGATGATCGATGCCATTCGAAGCGGCATTCAGGAATTGCCGGAAGAAAAGCGCGATCGCTATACCCGCGAGTTGGAAATCCCCGATTACGACGCGCGTGTGTTGACCGCCACGCCAGCGCTGGCAGACTATTTTGAATCCTGCGTGCAGTCTGGAGCGCAGGCGAAAACAGCCAGCAACTGGATCATGGGCGACCTGCTTGGGAAATTGAATAAAGAAAATAAAGACATCGTCGACTGCCCCGTCCCCGCGCCCGCTTTCAGCGAATTGCTGAAAATGATCGACGACCAGACGGTGAGCGGAAAAATCGCCAAAACCGTTTTTGAAGAAATGTACGCCTCCGGCAAATCAGCCCCTCAAATTGTCGAAGAAAAAGGCATGACCCAGATTTCAGATGAAGGATCGATAGAAACCTGGGTGGATGAAGTGATCGCCGCCAACCCCGGTCAGGCCGAAGAATTCCGCAACGGCAAAGAAAAACTGCTCGGATTTTTTGTCGGTCAAGTCATGAAAGCCAGCAAGGGGCAGGCCAATCCGGCCCTGCTCAATAAAATCATTAAAGAAAAACTAAGTTGATTGTATGCATGCTCAACTTCCAAACGGAGCGTTCTCCATTGATTGATTCATCCGCCATTTTTTGCAAACGTCTTGTCCTGATTCTGGCGTTGACCCTGTTGACAACCTTGCCCGCAACGCTTTGGGCGGTGCCCGTCCAGTCTGAAGACAAACGATTCACGGATCACCAGGACGGCTCCATCACCGATACGCAGACCGGGCTGATGTGGTTTAAAAACGACTCCTACCTGCAGATCGGCCATTGGCTCAGCTGGCTGGAGAGCATCATGTATATCAAACAAATGAACGACACCAGCTTTGCAGGGTACAGCGACTGGCGCATGCCGACTGTCGAAGAATTGAAAACGCTTTACGAACCGGAGAAAGTGAACAGCCAGCAGGCCGGAACCGAAATGATCATGTATTTTGATCCCATCTTCGGCAAGAACGGCTCCGGTTCGCTCTGGTCCTCCACATCCAACGGCGCCTACAACGCCTTTGGGGTCGTATTCAATACGGGAAAAGCTTTTAGCAGTAACAGGAGCAACAAGGCCCGCAAAGGGGTGCGCCCTGTCCGCAATCAAATCCAATAATTTTCAAGTCATTCACTACAGGAAATAACCAATGAAATATTTCTCAATCGTTTTCGGCGCCCTTCTTATTTCATGCGCCCTGTTCGCAACCCCTTCGCACGCGACCTTTCCAAACGCTGACATTTCGCAGTGGAATACCAAAGAGGTTCAGGAATTGGACGACCCCGACTATGCCAGCGCACGGGAACTCGTTCATCAAAAAAAATATCAGGAAGCGCTCGATCTGCTCAACACAAAGATCGAACATTATCCGCGAGAAGCCACCCCGGTATATCTCAAGGCCTCGACCCTGATAGAAATGGGGAAATACAAGGAAGCCTCGGTCGTATTAACGCAAGCGTACAAGATGGAGCAATACCATCCCGCCGCGCATTACACCTTTTGCCAGCTACACCGCGAAATGGGTAAGGGGGAATCGTCGCTCCGCTCCTGCGTCATCACGGCACAGCAACATCCCGACTCGGCGCAAGCCTTGTATGAATACTCCGTTACGCTGAATGCCCTGGGGCAAATGGAAAAGGCTAACACTCAATTACTGAAAGCCGAACAGCTCGATCCCGGCAACCCGGAGTACTCTTATCAGATCGGTTTGAATTACTCATACCTCAACGACAATGCACAGGCCGAACAAGCCTTTCTCAATGCCCTTAGAATAGATTCGAAACACCTCAATTCGCTTTATCAGATCGCCTACCTGTATGCCGCTCAGGGAAAATCAGAGCAAGCAATGTCCTACCTGAAACAGTTGCTGGATTCCAATGAAGTATTCCCAAAACAAGAATCAGCCGAACGACTTCTCGACTACATCAAAAAAGGGGAAACGAGCAAGCTGCCATTGAAAATCGTTCCTCATAATTATCATGTCGGTCGCTCCAAATCTTTTTACCAATCCAAGAAATACGGCCCCGCTCTCATTGAAATAGAAACTGCCGCACGACTCAGGCCCAATGATCCTTCCATCCTGGAAATTAAAATCGGCGTCAGCAGTTTCCTCCTGCGCCTCAAGGAAACGGAAGATACAATCAATCAATTACTCGAAGTGATTGGCAACAATCCGCAGATATCCGCGCGCAGTTTTCAGGAAATGGGAGACGTTCAATTGATGCGGGGCAATCTGGAAATGGCGAAAAAATTATATGAAAAAGCGAAAACTCTGGACGATCCTAATGGAATTTCCCGGATCAGTCTGGATGAGTTCCCGGATATGGACGCCAAACCCTTTCCAGAAAAACTTGAAAATGAATTGTTCATCGATCCTGCGGAAGCCTTGAATAAAAAAGGCGAAGTTTTTCTGTTTTACGGCATGTACGAGCGAGCGCTGGCCAATTTTTCCCTCGCCCTCAAAGTACAGCCCAATCATCTGTTCAGCATTTTGAATACGGCGACTGCCTACAAGAAAAGCGGGCAACGCAATCGCGCCATATCGATCCTTGAAGGCTTGCTGGTGTCGCAACCCAAACACGCCTACCTGTCCGCGCATTTATTATTACTGGGACAATGCTATTTTGAAGCGGGAAATTCAGCGAAAGGAATCACTCATATCGAAAATGCCATCGCCATCAGCCCTCAAATTCGGCAGTTGATTCAAGAAGACCCCGCTTACGAACAGATCAAGGAAAGCGCGGCCTTTAAGGATAAATTCCCTGAATAAAGGCATATGAATCAATTATCAATTGACTTTATTTATCTAACTTGATAGAGCTTAGAGAATAAAGTCTCTTTCCATCCCCCTTGCATGTTGGTCCCTAGTGGGAGGAGGCTCTTCCAAATTACATAAGGAGGCCTAAGGGAATGGTTAAAAAATTGAGCATCAGTTCATTTCGCAAAATAGTACTGTTCGGAATTTGTCTGACAATGTTAGCTATCCCCTTCCAGGCTTATGCGGACCAAATATGCAAAACTGGTTTGAAAAACCTACGCGGAGACAACGACCTCGTCCAATCGCGCGGCGGAATCTGGTCCTACATGGAAACGAATGGAATGAACGATTTTTCCATGGTTGGAATGCAAGCCGACGGGAAACTATCACGCCTGGTGTTCATTGTTGAAACCATGTGCAAGGAAGGTAAAACCCCGACTCCAGAGCTTATGAAAAGCGTCTCAGGTGTGATCGGTCAAGGTCGGGACATCATGAACATGAGTCCGGAGCGCAGTCCGCTGGATAAAATCATGGAAAGCATCAAGTCATTGAACGAAAACGCAGATAAACTGATCGCGAAAATTGACGGCTAAAAAAACAACATCTCAATCGCTCCTTCCCGAAGAGGGAACACAAGCTCCCGATTTCTGCGGACTGAATCAGAACGGTAAAGAAATCAAATTGAGTTCCTTTAAAGGAAAGAAGAACGTCGTCCTTTATTTTTACCCGAAGGACATGACTCCCGGTTGCACCACCGAAGCCTGCGACTTCAAAGACCAGTTCAAGGCCTTCAAAAACACGGTGATCCTGGGCGTGAGCGCGGATTCTCCAGAACGTCATTTGAAATTCATTGCGAAGTACGATTTGCCGTTTGACCTGATCTCCGATGAAGATAAAACGATTCTGAATCAATACGGCGTCTGGCAGGAAAAGAAACTTTACGGAAAAACCTTCATGGGCATTGTGCGCTCCACCTTCATCATCGACAAAAAAGGCATCCTTCGCAAGGTCTTCCCAAAGGTCAAAGTCAAAGGCCACAGCGACGCCGTACTCGAATCCCTCAAAGCTCTCTAAGCGCCCTCCCTCCAAGCGTTTCCGTCACTTTGCCATAATACGTTCGATCTCCTTGACGCTCTTGGGAATGTTTCTAGACAGATTAACGCAACCAACTTTTTGAATGAGCAGGTTGTCTTCCAAACGGATACCGATCGCCTCTTCGTACAATTTACCCTCCAGCCGAATCTTGAACTCCCCGTAGACCCCAGGCTCGTTACTGATCAGCCATCCCGACTTCATCGGTTGCGTCGCGTAATTGCGAAACGGATCGCCGTCATGCTCCTGTTCTCCGATCAAATGGCTCACACCGTGCGGGCGTTCGTTGTAGACAGTTTTGTACTTTCCGCCAGCTTTCTCAAAACGGTTTTTCAAGCCATCGTTCACCACGTCCCAGCAAAGATCATTGAGGCGAGAGATGGTTTCTCCTTCGGTCGCTCTTTTTTCCACTTCACGTTGCGCCTTCAATACAATCTCATACAACATTTTTTGAAGCGGATTGAATTTCCCAGAGGCTGGAACCGTACGCGAGATATCCGCATGCATGGTCATCCATCGCACGCCAAAATCGAGCAGAACCATTTCATCTTTTGAAAAGGCGTCGTCGTTTTTCATGTAATGTAAAACCGTCGCGTTCGGACCGGAGGCAATGATCGAGGGGAAACTCAAGCCGTAAGGCGACCCCATCGTCATCTGCCCTTCGATAAAACCCTGCACCTGATACTCGGTTTTGAATTTTTTGAAATTCTGAAGCGTCTCCTTGAACGCCTTCCCCGTTATCTCTTGCGCGCGCGCGGTGTTGGCCACATCATAACGATCCAAAGGCAATCGCAGATCGAAATGATTGTGCATGACATTTTTCAAAGCCGACGTCGCGTAGCCCCAGCCGCGCAACCAACCCGCCAGTTTCTGACGAAACACCCAATTATGATCGTTGGTGAAATTCCGAATCGAGCCGTTCACATTGCCTTCCATCCAGAAAGTTCCCAAACGCTTGCTTCTCTGTTTTTTCAAACGCTGTTGCAAGACTTCCTTGAAGGTATCGATATTCCGCACATCCTTGATGCCCGTCACCTTCTTCACTTCCGCAATGCTCCGATCATCACCCACGCCAAAACGCACGCCGTCCCAAAACTCCCGTGTTGGATCTTTACTTCCAATGAACAGGATTTCGTCCGACTCTTTTGATGTTGGGTCCAACAGCAAAATGACTTTGAACTGGTTGATGCCGGTCAAGTACATGACTGCCGGCTCCTGGTAGGTAGGACAGTGCGCATAGGACCACGATGTTTCCCCGCCGGGGCCATACGGCACTCCCGTTAAAACCATCAGGCAATTTTCACTCTGCATCAATGCTTCGCGTCGTTTTCTGAATCGTTTCTTCGCCTGCGGTCCGGCGCCGCCGTCTCGAAAAATTCCGGAATATGTATTCTTAGTATGAGCCATGTTTAAACTGCTTTCTCAATGAGGGATCGAATAAAATGAGTATCAGGGAAAATTTCAGATGGAATACTTCCCAAGCGCTCATGATAATATATAATTGCAAAAGAACAAAATCGACTCCTGATTTTCTCGGTGAAAATTCATGTGCGGAAGATATTCGCTGGCTAAAACAAAAAAGGATATGACGGATCATTTCTCCGTAGCCGCCGATACCCCGCAGAAAAAACGTTTTAATATTGCTCCGACTCAATACGCGCCTGTGGCGATAAGCTCTCAGGGACAACGGGCCTTGCAGGACATGCGCTGGGGGCTGGTGCCGAACTGGGCGCGAGACGCTTCCATAGCCCATAAGCTCATCAACGCCCGATCCGAAACAGCGCATGAAAAACCAAGTTTCAAAGAATCATTCAAACGACGACGCTGTCTGATTCCTACAGACGGATTTATCGAATGGCAGGGCGGGCAGAGTGTGAAACGCCCGCATCATATTTTTCTACCGGGTCGGGAGATTTTTTGTTTTGCAGGAATTTGGTCGCAGTGGGATTCGGGAGGAGAAACATTAATCACCTACAGTATTTTAACGCGCCCCGCCAATGAGCAATTACAAGCGCTTCACCATCGCATGCCCGTCGTTGTCCGGCCGGAAAATTATGACGAATGGATCGACCCCGATGCGCAGAGACCTGCTCTAAGTCAGATCATTGATCGTTCGGAAGATATACGCTTCACGATTCAGGAAATATCGACCCGGGTGAACTCCGCAAAGAACGACGATCCGGACTGCCTTCGCCCCGTTCCTGTCAACGCAAGCTTGTTTTAGCTGGACTTTTTTACGAGCAGAGCCGCCCATTCCTTGCCGCGTCTCTGCTCTGCGGAATGCGGCGTCTTCTCAAGAAATTCAATCTCAAACGCAGGCGAGAAAAATTTCAGGATATCCGTCTTCGGCGTATTGAAAGGCGGTCCGCCCTCTTCGCCGGTCTCGTAAAACAACCCCGCAATCTTTCCCTGCGGACTCAAAATCCGCAAAGCGGTTTCAATGTAGCGAGATCGATCTCTGGGGGCGATCGCGCAAAAAAATGTGTGCTCGATCAACAGATCGTATTTGCCGTTATGCGACGCATCCAGTTCAAAAAAATTTTCCAACAGCGCCCGACCTTTTAAATTCTTTTTCGCAATGACATCAGACAGATGATTCACTGCGCCCGAACTGAAATCAACTCCGGTGACATGAAATCCCTTCTCCATGAGAAACACCGCCTCATGTCCGCGACCACAGCCGGGGATCAGAGTCGCGCCGGGCTTCAGCCATTGATCCTGCCACATCCTGACGATGGGCGGCGCAGGTTCGCCCAGATCCCACCTGAGATCGTTTTCGTCGTAATGTTTCTGCCAATCCGCCTGTTCGTATTCGCTTGTTGAATCAGTCATAAAATTTAATCGAGCGCTTGAGTAAGGTTTCTAATCACAAACGTGCGCATATCAGGGTTTGAAAAAATCGATCAGCCGCTGGATTGGAGCGCGCCCCATAGCCAGCACGGCTTCTTCCGCATTGCCGCCGATATGCGGCGTCCCTGTAAAATGTTTCAAGTTTAGAAATTCATTATCCACAGGAGGTTCCGGATCGAAAACATCAAGCGCGGCTCCAGCAATGCCAGAATCCATCAGGGCCCGTTTGAGCGCCGCCGCATCCACCACTTCTCCCCGGCATGTATTGATGAGATAGGCCGTCGGCTTCATACGATTCAAAAAATTCGCATCCACCATGCCCAGGGTCAATTCCGTCAATGGAACATGCAAGGTGACAATATCGGATTCGCTCGCGAGTCGATTCAGATCAATTTGTTCTGCGCCCCAGCGCTTGCAGACCGCATCTTTGGATACGATATCGCATATCAGAATGCGGCATGAGAAGGGGGCCAGTAGCTCAATCAGGCGTTCGCCAACATGACCGCAACCGACAATCCCGACCGTTTTTCCCTGCAGTTGTCGCCCCCCATCCTTACGCCAGACCCCGGCTTTTAAATCAAAGCCGGTAGAATACATATTGTGCATCAAACCAATCATGAAGCCCAGAGTCAGCTCCGCCACCGATTGACGATTCACCCCCGCATCCCACTTGAACGCAACGCCGCAGGATTCCAGATCCGCTTGATTGATCGTGTCCAGACCCACGCCATACTTGGCGATGATTTTCAGACGCGGCAGACGTTTCACAATGCCCGCGTCGATACGGTCTCTGCCAATGATGGCGCCCTCCGCATCTTCGAGGAAGGAGACCAGTTCCTCTTCCGTCAGGTAACGGCCCTTATCATTGAATCGGGCATGAGGAAAGACCTCCAGCAATTCTTCTCTCAATACTTTGGACTTACAGAAGGCGGGAGGCGTCACTCCAATTCGCGGAGACACCCCTCAACCCCATATCTGCGTAACGATGGACGCTCCGGCGACATAGGTGCCGATCGCCGAACCCGTGTTGGCGCAAAAGAAAATAAGAAAGACACGCAGAACGCCGTTGCTCCGCCAGCCGGATAAATGCGACAGGTCCGTTCTGAGCAATTCAAAATCAGAGACCTTGGGCTTGCGAATCCACGACTCCACCAGCCCCACCACCATGCCCGCGCCGACGGTCGGATTCAACGAGGTCAAGGGCGCCGCAAAGAAAGCGGTAAGAACCGATATCGGATGCGCCAGGGCGATGGCCGCTCCCAGTGCACTCAGTCCTCCGTTGACCAACACCCAGGTGCCGATGATCTGCCAACCCAGTTCAGGCGACTTTTGATAGCCCACATAAAAGAAACTCAAAACGATCAGGCAGATCGCCCAACCAAAATAATAACCGCCTCGTCCTGGAGGCGGTCTGAAGTCAAGTGATGCGAACTCTTCCGCTTGCGGCGGCGAATTGAAGGCGGGCAACATGCCATAGAGGTGACCCGCGCCGACTACGGCGAGAATGTTTTTTGGCGCGTCGGCGGACTCGGCGAGTTGAACCAGTTTGCCGACCATGAAACGGTCGCGTTCGTCGATCAGCACTTCCTTCACTTGCGGCAGTTCGTCGCTGAATTCCTCGACAACGGAATGCAACATATCGCCCTCTTTCAAACTTTCTATCTGGGCTTCGTCGATTTCTTCGCCCACGAACAGGCCGGTGACAAGGCCCATGAAAATCTTCATCTTCTGCCAGAGCGACACCTTGGAAAGCAATCGTCGCAAGGTCGTCGAGACATCCCGGTCGATCAATTCAAGGCGGGTGTTTTTTTCACCGGCAAGATCGATCGCGCGAATCATCTCCTGCCCTGGCTCCACGCCGAGTTTTTCCGCAAGGCGCTTCTGGTACGCCGCCATGGCGAGATTGACCAATAACAACGAAGCCTTGCCCTGCTTGAAGACCTGAAAAATATCCATATCCTTCCAGGCGTTCTTATCGCGGATTTTTTCGAAGCGAGGGGTGCACAATTCGACGGCGACGCAGTCAAAACGGTCGGATTCGATCATCTCCTCAACCAGGTCGACGCTCTTCTGAGACACATGCGCGGTGCCAACCAGGGTGATTTTGGAGCCTTTGTATTCAACTTCCTTAACGATGTCCTGATTCTCTTCCACTAAGAACTCTTTTCATTATTCGGTTGAGCCACGATTGGACAATTCACATTGTTTCTTTGCATCGGCTAAGTTATTTTATAGAGGGTACAAAAGATTTTAATTATAAAAGCATTCGACGTTTACAGGCAAATTCATTTTAGGGTCGGCATTTAAAGCCTGTTGAGCGTTTTTTTGATATTTCGTTGATATAAAAATCCTCGTTCCAAAGATTCATGCAACCTTTCAAACTTGTATCGCAGTTCAGCCCGGCGGGAGACCAGCCCGAGGCCATCGCGAAGTTGGTCGAAAACCTCAATGCAGAGCGTAGCGCCCAGACTTTGCTTGGCGTCACCGGATCGGGAAAAACCTACACCCTCGCCAACGTGATTCAGGAAGTGCAGAAACCAACGCTGGTTCTGGCTCACAACAAAACTCTGGCGGGGCAACTGTATGAAGAATTCAAACAGTTTTTCCCCGACAACGCCGTCGGCTATTTCGTCAGCTATTACGATTATTATCAGCCCGAAGCCTATGTGCCCACGTCAGACACTTTCATAGAGAAAGACGCCTCCGTCAACGATGAGATTGACAAGATGCGGCATTCAGCGACCCACAGCCTGTTTGAGCGAAAAGACGTGATCATTGTCGCCAGCGTCTCCTGCATCTACGGTCTGGGTTCGCCGGAAGCCTACCACGGCATGCTTCTCTTCATGGAAACCGGCATGCAGATGTCGAGGGATCAGGTGCTGGAAAAACTCGTCTCCATCCAGTACAAGCGCAACGATATCGATTTTCAGCGCGGAACCTTCCGCGCTCGCGGCGACGTTGTCGATGTGCTGCCGGTCTACGAACGCAACGAAGCCATTCGAATCGAATTCTTTGGCGACGATATTGATCGCATCTACAGCTTCGATCCGCTCACACAAAAAACAATTTGCGAACTGGACCGCATCGCCATCTACCCCGCAAGCCATTATGTGACGCCGGAAGAGCCGCTCAAGCAGGCCATTCAGTCGATCAAGGAAGAATTGATCGAGCGCATCAGTTATTTTGAAAGCCAGAATCAACTGATCGAAGCCCAGCGAATCGACCAGCGAACCATGTTCGACCTGGAAATGATAAGGGAAATGGGCTATTGCCAGGGCATCGAAAATTATTCCCGTTACCTGACGGGAAGGCAACCCGGCGAACCGCCGCCCACCCTGCTCGATTATTTCCCCGACGATTCCCTGTTTATCATTGACGAAAGCCATGTGACGCTCCCCCAATTGCGCGGCATGTACAAAGGCGACCGGGCGCGCAAAGAAAATCTGGTCAATTACGGCTTCCGTTTGCCTTCGGCGTTTGACAATCGCCCTTTGCAATTTGAAGAATTCGCCCAGCATATCCGCCATGTGGTTTACGCTTCTGCTACGCCGTCGGAATACGAGATCACTTCATCAAAGAAAAATGTTGTGGAACTGATCGTTCGCCCGACGGGTCTGGTCGATCCGCCCATATCCATTCGCCCCATCCACGGTCAGGTGGACGATCTCTACCATGAAATCCTTGAGCGCGCCGCCAAAGGGGAACGCACTCTCGTCACCACGCTCACGAAGCGTTTTTCAGAGGATTTGGCGGAACATTTCACAGAAGCCGGACTCAAGGTCAAGTATCTGCACTCCGACATCATCACACTGGAGCGAGCCCAAATCATTCGTGAATTACGCCTGGGAGAATTCGACGCGCTCATTGGGATCAATTTATTGAGAGAAGGTCTCGACATCCCGGAAGTATCGCTCGTCGCCATACTGGACGCCGATAAGGAAGGATTTCTAAGGTCCACATCGTCGCTGATCCAGACTTCCGGTCGCGCGGCGCGCAATCTGGCGGGAAGCGTCATCATGTACGCGGACACAATCACTCAATCCATGCAACGCGCCATTAATGAAATGGAACGCCGCAGAACCATTCAACTCGCCTACAACAAAGAGCACAATATCGAACCGGCATCCATCATCAAATCCATACAAAGCTCCATGCTGTCCAAAGACCTCTCCCCTGAA
This window of the Candidatus Nitrohelix vancouverensis genome carries:
- a CDS encoding phosphoglycerate dehydrogenase, yielding MSPRIGVTPPAFCKSKVLREELLEVFPHARFNDKGRYLTEEELVSFLEDAEGAIIGRDRIDAGIVKRLPRLKIIAKYGVGLDTINQADLESCGVAFKWDAGVNRQSVAELTLGFMIGLMHNMYSTGFDLKAGVWRKDGGRQLQGKTVGIVGCGHVGERLIELLAPFSCRILICDIVSKDAVCKRWGAEQIDLNRLASESDIVTLHVPLTELTLGMVDANFLNRMKPTAYLINTCRGEVVDAAALKRALMDSGIAGAALDVFDPEPPVDNEFLNLKHFTGTPHIGGNAEEAVLAMGRAPIQRLIDFFKP
- a CDS encoding TraB/GumN family protein, translating into MEENQDIVKEVEYKGSKITLVGTAHVSQKSVDLVEEMIESDRFDCVAVELCTPRFEKIRDKNAWKDMDIFQVFKQGKASLLLVNLAMAAYQKRLAEKLGVEPGQEMIRAIDLAGEKNTRLELIDRDVSTTLRRLLSKVSLWQKMKIFMGLVTGLFVGEEIDEAQIESLKEGDMLHSVVEEFSDELPQVKEVLIDERDRFMVGKLVQLAESADAPKNILAVVGAGHLYGMLPAFNSPPQAEEFASLDFRPPPGRGGYYFGWAICLIVLSFFYVGYQKSPELGWQIIGTWVLVNGGLSALGAAIALAHPISVLTAFFAAPLTSLNPTVGAGMVVGLVESWIRKPKVSDFELLRTDLSHLSGWRSNGVLRVFLIFFCANTGSAIGTYVAGASIVTQIWG
- the uvrB gene encoding excinuclease ABC subunit UvrB; this translates as MQPFKLVSQFSPAGDQPEAIAKLVENLNAERSAQTLLGVTGSGKTYTLANVIQEVQKPTLVLAHNKTLAGQLYEEFKQFFPDNAVGYFVSYYDYYQPEAYVPTSDTFIEKDASVNDEIDKMRHSATHSLFERKDVIIVASVSCIYGLGSPEAYHGMLLFMETGMQMSRDQVLEKLVSIQYKRNDIDFQRGTFRARGDVVDVLPVYERNEAIRIEFFGDDIDRIYSFDPLTQKTICELDRIAIYPASHYVTPEEPLKQAIQSIKEELIERISYFESQNQLIEAQRIDQRTMFDLEMIREMGYCQGIENYSRYLTGRQPGEPPPTLLDYFPDDSLFIIDESHVTLPQLRGMYKGDRARKENLVNYGFRLPSAFDNRPLQFEEFAQHIRHVVYASATPSEYEITSSKKNVVELIVRPTGLVDPPISIRPIHGQVDDLYHEILERAAKGERTLVTTLTKRFSEDLAEHFTEAGLKVKYLHSDIITLERAQIIRELRLGEFDALIGINLLREGLDIPEVSLVAILDADKEGFLRSTSSLIQTSGRAARNLAGSVIMYADTITQSMQRAINEMERRRTIQLAYNKEHNIEPASIIKSIQSSMLSKDLSPEIPMVAEEEDEYLASSNLPQWIKKLEKQMHASAKNLEFERAAELRDKIQKLRERDLKIVG